One window of the Rosa rugosa chromosome 3, drRosRugo1.1, whole genome shotgun sequence genome contains the following:
- the LOC133736681 gene encoding uncharacterized protein LOC133736681, whose protein sequence is MAQYRQSGMERLGLRGSNGGEGPDHVAIGIRTGLHKPGRTRRSGRSPPRISTCALVLVLSLVLLFTVAAYFYLSLSTTTPTGAEINSNRAQEDDSRNDSDFLTNVTRTETSKVLKFGKGSVTHGRDSRYWDKDDRRRDEDYNEDVVEHGGAGVDDGSTRATQVKNSKNKSENDDFLKSSNKKAGLYNEAGRNELKIYEAEYEASLKNNRQSNDVYLETRNDVIDADDEYDDGIDSHETHMEEYDDTRHQNGDHFSEEKLHDEGGRESIDLPDAGINYENVSKKVDKVSTNSFNEHSAQYSRNLDEVNTNSRHVGVISGHSSRKSHSESKRKAKRHKSSGSSCEMKFLNSTAQLIEPLESRKFARFSLEYTEIEDKPEGEEQWEPRFAGHQTLQERENSFLARDQKINCGFVKGPKGSPSTGFDLSEDDANYISRCHIAVISCIFGNSDRLRTPYGKMVSRLSRKNVCFVMFIDEITLRTLSSEGHTLDSIGFIGLWKIVVVKNLPYTDMRRVGKIPKLLPHRLFPSARYSIWLDSKLRLQLDPLLILEYFLWRKGHEYAISNHYDRHCVWEEVAQNKKLNKYNHTIIDQQFAFYQDDGLTRFNALDPNKLLPSNVPEGSFIIRAHTPMSNLFSCLWFNEVERFTPRDQLSFAYTYQKLRRMNPEKPFRLHMFKDCERRAIAKLFRHRSQEKSSTRQRATE, encoded by the exons ATGGCTCAGTACAGACAGTCAGGGATGGAGAGGTTGGGATTACGTGGCAGCAACGGCGGGGAAGGACCAGATCACGTCGCTATCGGGATCCGAACGGGTCTACATAAACCGGGTCGGACTCGCCGATCGGGTCGATCCCCACCTAGAATCTCTACTTGTGCTTTAGTTCTCGTTCTCTCCTTGGTTCTCCTTTTTACTGTTGCCGCCTACTTTTACCTCTCCCTCAGCACCACCACACCCACAG GTGCGGAAATAAATAGTAATCGTGCTCAGGAAGATGATTCGAGGAATGATTCTGACTTTCTCACAAATGTGACACGCACTGAGACTTCTAAAGTGCTTAAGTTTGGGAAGGGTTCGGTAACGCATGGCCGGGATTCTAGGTATTGGGATAAAGATGATAGGAGAAGGGATGAAGACTATAATGAGGATGTGGTGGAGCATGGTGGCGCAGGTGTTGATGATGGATCTACTCGTGCGACTCAGGTTAAGAACAGTAAGAACAAGTCCGAGAATGATGACTTTCTTAAAAGTTCCAATAAGAAAGCTGGATTGTACAATGAAGCTGGGCGCAACGAGTTGAAAATTTAtgaagcagagtatgaggcatCTTTGAAGAACAATCGACAGTCTAATGATGTATATTTGGAAACGCGAAATGACGTTATTGATGCTGATGATGAGTATGATGATGGGATTGATTCTCATGAAACTCATATGGAAGAATATGATGATACTAGACATCAAAATGGTGACCATTTTAGTGAAGAAAAATTACATGATGAAGGTGGTAGAGAGTCCATTGATCTTCCTGATGCTGGAATCAATTATGAAAATGTCTCCAAGAAGGTTGATAAAGTCTCCACCAATTCATTTAATGAGCACTCTGCCCAGTACTCTCGGAAccttgatgaagttaacacaaATTCTAGGCATGTTGGTGTAATTTCCGGTCATTCTTCAAGAAAATCGCACTCAGAATCAAAAAGGAAAGCAAAGCGCCACAAATCTTCTG GTTCCTCTTGTGAGATGAAGTTCTTAAACTCCACTGCACAGCTTATAGAGCCTTTAGAAAGTAGAAAATTTGCTAGATTTTCCCTGGAGTATACTGAAATAGAAGACAAGCCCGAAGGAGAAGAGCAATGGGAACCTAGATTTGCAGGACATCAGACTTTGCAAGAACGGGAAAATTCTTTTTTGGCACGTGATCAAAAAATTAACTGTGGCTTTGTTAAAGGTCCTAAAGGATCTCCAAGCACTGGATTTGACTTGTCAGAGGATGATGCAAATTATATCAGCAGATGCCACATTGCTGTTATCTCTTGTATCTTTGGAAATTCAGATCGCTTGAGAACACCTTACGGTAAAATG GTCTCTCGTTTGTCAAGGAAGAATGTTTGCTTTGTTATGTTCATCGACGAGATTACGTTGCGTACCCTTTCTTCAGAAGGGCACACACTAGATAGCATTGGTTTTATTGGTTTGTGGAAGATTGTTGTGGTGAAGAACCTACCATATACTGATATGCGGAGAGTGGGAAAGATACCAAAGCTTTTGCCTCATAGGCTTTTTCCTTCTGCAAG GTATTCAATCTGGTTGGACAGCAAGTTGCGTCTTCAACTTGACCCCTTACTCATATTGGAATATTTTTTGTGGCGAAAAGGTCATGAGTATGCAATTTCGAATCACTATGATCGACACTGTGTATGGGAAGAGGTTGCCCAGAATAAAAAATTGAACAAGTATAACCATACCATCATAGATCAACAATTTGCATTTTACCAGGACGATGGTCTCACAAGATTCAACGCATTGGATCCGAACAAGCTTCTCCCCAGCA ATGTGCCAGAAGGTTCTTTTATCATCCGGGCACACACTCCAATGTCAAATTTGTTTTCCTGTCTTTGGTTCAATGAGGTTGAGCGGTTTACTCCTCGGGATCAGCTAAGTTTTGCCTATACATACCAGAAATTAAGAAGGATGAATCCTGAAAAACCTTTTCGTCTTCATATGTTCAAG GATTGTGAGAGAAGAGCCATAGCTAAGTTGTTTCGCCACAGGTCACAAGAGAAGTCGAGTACTCGGCAAAGAGCTACCGAGTAG
- the LOC133736682 gene encoding uncharacterized protein LOC133736682, producing the protein MATDDFSFPTVHKSSSTSNIHFPPLWRPSPAAACTGDEEDHAALITSPVENIEGVDDDQIIVSSDVRDQEEKMDMLWEDFNEELYPVRSTSDYSYASGEMLQLGCVGLGAFNLSKSNAARNSSTITNPGVVVIVKLLKKLFFLHNSHHHNLNKPANR; encoded by the coding sequence ATGGCCACAGATGATTTCAGCTTCCCCACAGTACACAAAAGCAGTAGTACTAGTAACATCCATTTCCCTCCTCTGTGGCGGCCATCTCCGGCAGCCGCCTGCACAGGTGATGAAGAAGATCACGCAGCCTTAATAACTAGTCCTGTGGAGAATATCGAGGGGGTTGATGATGATCAGATAATAGTTAGTAGTGATGTTCGAGATCAGGAGGAGAAAATGGACATGCTATGGGAGGATTTCAATGAGGAATTGTATCCGGTAAGGTCAACGTCGGATTACAGTTACGCGTCCGGCGAGATGCTGCAACTGGGTTGTGTAGGTCTTGGTGCTTTCAACTTGTCCAAATCTAATGCTGCTAGAAATAGTAGTACTATTACAAACCCAGGTGTGGTCGTGATTGTCAAACTCTTGAAAAAGCTATTCTTCCTCCATAATTCTCATCATCACAACCTCAACAAACCTGCAAATCGGTGA